A stretch of DNA from Plodia interpunctella isolate USDA-ARS_2022_Savannah chromosome 11, ilPloInte3.2, whole genome shotgun sequence:
atatagttttctgTGTATGaccttttctattattttagagAAAATTGATCCCATAGCAAGGGGTCTAAAGTTATTCATTTTTGTCTTATCATTTTTCTTATGCAGtggttttattatagaaattttaagtttGTCAGGAAAAACACCTTTTtccataatattgtttataatgttaCATAGTACGGGACTGATAATATGCGCAACATCTTTTACGATCATAGTGGCTATGTCATCATAACCAGtgctttttgtattttttaatgatttaattaattcataaatgtCAGATGGAATAATCGgagtcaaaaatattgaatttaaattattgttatttattgtatttgaataattattagtaaatttgtcagattttgtttcgtcaataaaataatcattaaatgAATTCGCTATATCTATGGgattagtaataattttattatcaacattaattttatcaatattttctttaggtacaatatatttattttggttaattatattccaagtggctttgcttttatttttcgagTTATTGATAAGATAGTTATTCCTAGACTTTTGGGTAAGTGTTATTATTCGTTTATATCTTTTGTTATACAAGCGCATCGACAATTCGTTGTCTTTCGTAGGGTCCGTTCTATATTTCCATAGTAAAGCTCTCTTACGTttactacatattttaataccttTCGATATCCAACTGGGTTTTTTAAgtgtgttaatttttatttttactattggAAAACATAGATCATATAGTAACTTAAATATATCATGAAACTCATTGTATGCTGCATTTGGGTCCATTTCTTGGCAAACATTTTCAAACCTTATTTGGCTtaagtatttgataaaaatttgtcTATTATACTTCGAGTAGTTTCGTTTCATTTTGAACCAGTATTTTAGAcggcaatattttttgacaggaaatgttattatttgcgCAGTATGATCTGACAATGAAAATTCACGTACCTCACCCTTACATTTATTAGAATTGTGAATGATATTGTCCAAACAAGTCTTGCTTGATACGCGAGTAACTTGTTCAAACTGGAACTTAAGattgtgtatgtataataaattgcgGAAATCACCAGATTGTTTAGTTTTCACCAGAATATCTATATTGAAGTCTCCACAAATAACAACTTTATAGTTAggtttttgtttcattaaaatcacatCAAGTTTGTTGAAGAACCTTTCTACATTAGAATTACTATTTTTGGGACTtctgtaaatacatataaccACTACTTTTTGCACTGGAAGTTCAATTGCAGagcattcaaatatatttggaaCAGACATACTGGTAAATTCTGTGAGTTCATTAAACTTGTAATagtttcttattaaaatacaagaGCCCCCGTCCCTATCATGTCTCATAAAATACGatgctaatttaaaattacataactttAACCTATGCTCATCACCTTTACACATGTTATGTTCAGtaacacataaaatatcaataggtATTCCTTCATCTTCTAATTCGTCTAAGCTAATTAGTAACAtatctgatttttttataagtccGTTTATATTCTGatgcattatatttatattattatgaacgaaataaattattactgtcgttattataattttcagtatTCGAgtccatattattattatttttattagaatttataatgtcacaagcttcattaattttattcatgtcatTTGAAGGAATATCATTTGAATCATTAGGTATTACTAAATtacaatcaaaatatgtttgggttgaattatctttaaaatctttatttttacaatcgcaattattattttgatttatattattctgtaCAAATTGTTTATAGGACTGTAATTGAACTTGGTAGccaatgtataatatttcctTTAATAGGCATCTAGCTAAGTTAGTTACAAAGTGTTTCTTTCGAGGCAGAATCCTACTATAATTCATATCCATAAATAtaacatcattattttgtctacataaaaattgaagtgtataatttattttcttttcatttaaattgttattatatggAATTTCACTTACAATaacatttgtatgttttagaGAATGAAGCCATTTCATAATTTCTGTTTGTAAATTGTAAggatttttgtcatttattcCACCCAAAAAAACAACAGTATCATTTTTAGTTAGCTTGTTCAACTcgtcatataaataattatttaatatattgctACTTGATGCACCTGGCTTAGAAAAACAGATAACAGTGTAGTCAGAGCCCAATAATTCTTGAAGTTGATTTCTGAGCCCACGTCCTTGTTCATCAGATAGTATAATAACCTTTTTGGTGGGAACTTGTTTGTGAATCTCTTTCttgtagatatttttgttaaaattttctgGAGAAAAAGTATTATCACTAGTGTCAGTAGATAGTTGCTGTAAACACGAGTTAATTTTGCTTGGGGTATTTCTTTCAAGACGGAATGTTACGTCCTTACTTTTTATTCCTGGGTTATGCGTATTGGCCAAAACGCTTCTGTCCAGATGTAATGGTGATATTCTTGGCGTACGCatctttatatgtaaaatcttCCTTCTAATTGGTGTggacataattttgttttcagttaaattattagtcgtaagtttttttagtaattccatttttttatcctgctcatgtattttttgcttcattttaatgttttctatatttaaattttctatttccaAGTCtgcaattaataatttctctCTTACAGTTTCTAATTCTGTTTTTAAATCTTCAACATAAGATGTATCATTTGTAGTTACATTTTGCAGGCTGTACATAGTAGTGTCCATAAtagtagaatttaaaatattgctattACATTCCATCGTCATTTTTGTTACGTCCGTTTCTGATATAgatctgtgtaatttttttctaatggtTATGTTATCCATTTTCAAAGACAAAAACTGTAATTatacttatgaaaatattctaatgTCAATTAAATTGCCACTTggctgtataattttattctttaattcatctatatttataataccatGTCAATATGTTACTTCTTATGTCAATTTCATTCATATGTCAAAGTCACTTCATTTATTTGACAGACAGAAAAGAAAAGCCGGTTGTGACGAAAGGGTTGTGGGCGTTGTGGGTTGTGGTTTCTCCGTTTTATCTGCTCTAATTGGTTTATTTCCATATAAACAAGtgattcaatttttaaataattccgTTGATTGCCTTTGCCGAAATTGTTGAAGTGTTTATAATGAGATATTAACGTTGTGAGATAGTATACAATGTCGTACCTTGATCCAGTGATGTTGAGGTTACAATACACAATCCTTCCGTACGTAAATATTTGGTAAGTCGACACGAAACTCAATTTAATCTTAGGAACACCGATAACACCTCTTACTCATCCGAGAACCGGAAGTCCGAACAAAGCAAACGCCATGTTCGCCAATGCCCCAAAAGTAGAAACTCTAAGCTGGAtttgtaactattattatactgTGAAATGAAGCATTAATATAACACCTTTGATGGAATCGTAATTGAAGTATTTGGTGAAACAATGACTACATAAAGTACCCATTAAAAGTGCAGGACGCATCATTTCGCTTCTATgggatttcaaaaattatttcactattagaaaaatacattatccaagataatgctatattttatcttaaaataacCACGGGAGTggagccccgggcaatatccAAATACAACATAAATAGGTATTGGCTATGGGTTTTGGCCCCACCCTCTGACCGGTGTATTctcctttttaaaatattttttaacaatacatTTAGATATTTCATATAAGAGAATAAAAATCACTaagtgaatataaatataatacgaaTAATTATAGATGAcacatttcaataatttaatatcagtGCCTTATTCTGTAAATCTCCTTAATTTATTACCTTTTGCAATTCATCGTCAATATACCAATTGATATTTGACGGCGGCAACGAGTAATCTGAGGAACAATTGAGGAAGATGGGCTCCCCTGGTTTGAGCACCTTCGGAGCCCCAGATATCACGGGGTCCGACTGCGGCATGGCTGCAACcaaaacaaatttgaataCATCAGGAACTTACAGTATTCAAGTAATTTCACTGCGAAACGGTTTCGAGGAAATTTACATTCAGCTAACTACTTTAAATCAGCAGAGAATTAAGCATCTAACTCTTTTATCCGTTGggtaatttgattttgtgtCGACGTCCCAAGTCATTTTATTTGGAAtggaaaattgaaataaaagaaataatgaaataaaagtcaGAAATTTATCAACTACAAGAAAGTACTCCAAATAGCACACGTGATAGGTAGAAtagatagttatttttttaaatgataatatcaACTATCGGCGGCCAACGTCGCTGTGCCGTCGAGTTTTGAAAATCATGTGTGTGGCTGAATTAGTCGATCATAATTATGAATACCTATCTCTTTTTCTGTGttccttttatattttttaaaatatacgtttAGAACAACAAATTGTATATCCTTTCATCTTTTCCTGCATACACCTAAGCCACGTTACAGTATTTTACGACGTGGTGAAGCCACTAACTTGGTGCTACATGAAATTTAGgttgaaatacatattttcaagaaaatttcaACAGCTCATATATATCGTCTTTCAATAATGATCAACGCAAAAACTGATAATTTGTGTAGTTGGCAATCCGTCCTACTTCACCTCACAATTTTAATGAGTTGGCAATGAGTAGATATGAGATATATTACCCTCAACCTTTTACTATCATCATAACTACTACACTTAATATTGCTAAGTCAATCATTACAAATAGTACATAGTGTGTTGTATTCTGTAAAACTGACTTCAATATTTGCAATACTCGAGAAGTATGACGAATAAAAACATGAAGTGGAACTCACCAACAACATTCATATGCTTCGTCTGCCTAGCTATTTGGAACTTGGGTCCCTCTGTCGACACCTCGCAAGTGTAGACCGCCATGGTGGCGACTGGCGGCGGCATCACCTTGACCATGCACGAGTCTGCAGTGCATTCACCATCCTGCACCATGATGTCTGTCAGGTTGAACAGACGTATGGGAGGCTGGAAGATAAAGGTACATTAGGAAAACATGAAGAAAAAGATAATGACACCAAAAGCTAGTATGAACGTAAAAGCTATACTCAGGATTCCCCTGACAAATGAATGGTCATCAGACCGTTTTTAGGGTTTCTTCCACAGCTGTAAAGCGTCTGAGCCCTTTGTCCACCATTCCTATTTTTTTCCACTACCCATGGTCTTCGACACATATATCCTCCATTGTTGCCTTTACAACATCAATCCAGTTTTTGGGTTTGCCTCTTCATGGCCAGGCTTTTATTTCCTACACTCTCTCTATACGCacaatacagaaaaaataaaatactcaaATGAACAAATCTACTATAACAAAACTGAGcagtattttgtttgttgaaaAGTTTCAGAGGAATGGGCAAGTTTTAGTTGGATTGGAGAAAtttttcttactaatattgtaaatacacAAGTTGGATATTAGATTCTGTGTTTAGTAATCAGGTATATAGAGTCtagtaataagtaaaattacgatgaaatttgatatacacatataataaaacatatatgacACCTACGGAAAGTAAATGCAGAGTATTCATGGAATTATACATAGTTACTCAatgtaaaatcaataatatagcACCGTTTTTGCATCGGAGATTGACAAACAACTCGAATAAATAcgtttaaattacatttcggAAATAAATGATCCATAAACTCACAATGCTGATTCGAAGAAAGAATGGAGCTATTGAGCTGTGCGCTGGATAAATATTACGTAACAGACTTCTCCATGTTCctgaataaattacatacaagtTGTATTTCGGCAGATATTTCTATCGGAACAAGGGTAAACTCTATCATGTCCTATTAAAACTCATTGTTTATAACCCTTATGacatttaggtaggtatttaatacCCACGTCAAGTGCTAATGGGATCCATACCCTCGTGATATATATACTCCCGAATCCAAGTCCCCATGGCACCCCTTCCGAGGTGCCTTAGGTCCGAAATGGACAGGACGATATTAATAAGGCCGCGATATAATGTGTTATATGCCTAATGCATATTTCGTTCTGATTACTCACCTTTTGTGAGGGGTTATATCTGAATATCTCATTCATCTCTCTGTAGAACTTTACAGAGTGTAGTTTCTGGTCGTCCATGCGGAAGTGGCAGCTGAGGAGAGCTGGTCTACGAGGATCCGCGTAAAGTGGGACCTGCAGCTGTGTGATCTCGTGTGCTGATGTTAGGGCTGGAACAAACAGGAATCTATTATCTTCTGCACGCGATACGCGGTCGCGTGTGAGGTTGCAATACGGGCTGTGACAAATTCCGGAGGcaagtataaaaacaaacaataaattttacaacatttgctgtgattttataccGGCCATCTGCCTGACGTCACCACTTCTTGAACACTCAATGTTATTAACTACAGTTGCTTTGTTCGACATCCACGGGTGGTTCTAttatagggcggaaccacacgccccATTAAAGAGCTTAACTGCTATCTCTTATTATCACCCTGTACTATTTTTCGTTTACTAATCTCATCTATCCGTTCTCGTTATCAACTGATTACTATCCTTGTTACGGAaaccaaattatattatatataagtatatggaTAATATGGAATaccatattatattctaataatttttgtctattttgcaaataataagATGTGTTAGAGATACCGAATCTTGTCACATCTAGACGGATATTCAGTATAAGGGTTTTGTCtcatcgagtgtgttatttattgctaatactaattttaatcCAAATCCCCTAAAgatatttgacattaattttatcaccCATGATATACTATATCACCTACTATGGCATATATTGCATATAGATTAATGAAAGTAATCTGATACGGATAGACACATGAACCTCTAAAAATTGATTAATGGTACATATTAGCTCGCACGGGCGAAAATTTAACGTAGCATTCCAAGTTAACGAATATCAACTTTTTACACATTCTATAtttgaagtttaaaattattgagcGAATGAATTATAGTGACAAAATTCGCCGTACAGTTAGTGCACTCGAAACATCAATACTAGATTATATTGGTAAATCATATTAAGTAGCCACTGCCACTTGTCTAAGACTAGTAGTAACTATATTTGAATACTTCAACCAACTATTTATTGGCCGacaaagtaggtacttgtGCTCACTTGGAAGTAGCCAAAGTACGTCACGACTGCAATACCGTCTCTGTAGACATGGTAGTTAGGAGTTCTTGAATAGTTAAACTTGGTTGATATTGTATTAGACTGGTCCAACTTAGCTGTTCAATTCGATTTCAGTTTCTGAATCCTGAACGAGGCTAAGTTTCAAaactatattgtttaaatggtttttattaactttggAGAATCTTATATGAGTAGTTTAGATGTAGTTGCTGTTATAGTTTGTTGTTTACTAGCGAGCAGGCCCAGACTTACAGACGCACAGGCTACTAGgctgttttgtatgtatgaaacttcgttgataaattatatgcgTGACATTGATAACTTCATCAAAtccaacaaaacaataaaaatcaacgcttgaaaaaaaaatatgtccgtGCAACTAACCGTTCAGGAGTttcctcgttgggagccgatcctgctGCACCATCatgcttataaaaataaatgcattgtCACAGAAACCGAAGCGAtgtagaatattataattctgCAGGAtaatcggaagcaagtgaaattgaacttgcaagatttgaaaCAGACGTGATTTGAGACCGGTGAAACAATATAAAAGCCCAAAa
This window harbors:
- the LOC128673548 gene encoding uncharacterized protein LOC128673548 isoform X2 produces the protein MDDQKLHSVKFYREMNEIFRYNPSQKPPIRLFNLTDIMVQDGECTADSCMVKVMPPPVATMAVYTCEVSTEGPKFQIARQTKHMNVVAMPQSDPVISGAPKVLKPGEPIFLNCSSDYSLPPSNINWYIDDELQKPDVWQRTELSPMQPGGLQKSWRVLRVRIPQTVSGALRVRCEAIVKSEPPVVKDTTSIITVHSRTQLSKYVSNSRGVKLATNAIFLVTVLWTFNEISRFMSL
- the LOC128673548 gene encoding uncharacterized protein LOC128673548 isoform X1 — translated: MDKIAEKINMKIISLITLCALTSAHEITQLQVPLYADPRRPALLSCHFRMDDQKLHSVKFYREMNEIFRYNPSQKPPIRLFNLTDIMVQDGECTADSCMVKVMPPPVATMAVYTCEVSTEGPKFQIARQTKHMNVVAMPQSDPVISGAPKVLKPGEPIFLNCSSDYSLPPSNINWYIDDELQKPDVWQRTELSPMQPGGLQKSWRVLRVRIPQTVSGALRVRCEAIVKSEPPVVKDTTSIITVHSRTQLSKYVSNSRGVKLATNAIFLVTVLWTFNEISRFMSL